From a region of the Alnus glutinosa chromosome 1, dhAlnGlut1.1, whole genome shotgun sequence genome:
- the LOC133854171 gene encoding uncharacterized protein LOC133854171, which produces MDLTELWAIFGPGVAGVVFGAGWWFWVDAVVCSSVKVSFVHYLPGIFASFAALMFNCVRKEDIDYSPYEEGEWRLKLWLFFAYVVSFVSLAASVGLLIQDSLVTTGPSVWTGTAGVLQCVFVLVSGLIYWTAHPE; this is translated from the exons ATGGATTTGACGGAGCTGTGGGCAATCTTCGGGCCAGGCGTCGCGGGAGTCGTATTCGGCGCCGGTTGGTGGTTCTGGGTCGACGCCGTCGTCTGCAGCTCCGTCAAGGTCTCTTTCGTCCACTACCTCCCTG GCATATTTGCGTCTTTTGCGGCTCTAATGTTCAATTGCGTTAGGAAAGAAGACATTGACTACTCTCCCTACGAAGAAGGCGAGTGGAG ATTGAAGCTTTGGCTTTTCTTCGCTTATGTCGTGTCCTTTGTATCTCTAGCGGCATCAGTGGGTCTATTGATACAGGATTCACTTGTAACAACTGGCCCTTCAGTGTGGACGGGAACTGCAGGTGTCTTGCAGTGTGTGTTCGTGTTGGTCAG TGGGCTGATTTATTGGACTGCTCACCCAGAGTAA